In Apostichopus japonicus isolate 1M-3 chromosome 5, ASM3797524v1, whole genome shotgun sequence, a single window of DNA contains:
- the LOC139967816 gene encoding ES1 protein homolog, mitochondrial-like — protein MLRTLCRIKPKHGCFTQGRDIHLSSIVQSKVAVVLSGSGVFDGSEVHESSAVLVHLSRGKADISIFAPDIQQMHVIDHVKGEPANETRNVLAESARIARGKIASLASLTAADYDAVIFPGGFGAAKNLSSFATEGANCSVHSDVERVLKEFHAAKRPIGLCCIAPVLAAKVIPGCEVTVGQEEEEGGKWPYAGTAAAIKELGATHVPKNVTDAHVDEKNRIVTSPAFMCETHFHEVFDGIGEMIKKVLSLAS, from the exons ATGCTGCGAACACTGTGTCGTATCAAGCCTAAACATGGCTGTTTTACGCAGGGTAGAGACATCCACCTATCTTCCATAGTGCAGAGCAAAGTGGCAGTG GTATTGTCTGGTTCTGGTGTTTTTGATGGAAGTGAGGTCCACGAGTCATCAGC TGTGTTGGTTCATCTGAGTCGTGGTAAAGCAGACATCTCCATCTTTGCTCCAGATATTCAGCAGATGCATGTCATCGATCACGTCAAAGGTGAACCAGCCAACGAAACAAG GAATGTCTTAGCTGAGTCTGCAAGAATAGCCAGAGGAAAGATTGCCTCACTAGCCTCACTCACTGCTGCAGATTATGATGCTGTTATATTCCCTGGAGGATTTGGAGCAGCTAAAAATCT ATCATCATTTGCTACAGAAGGTGCAAATTGTTCTGTGCATTCAGATGTAGAGAGAGTACTCAAGGAGTTTCATGCAGCAAAGAGACCAATTGG GTTATGCTGCATTGCTCCTGTGTTAGCAGCTAAGGTCATTCCTGGATGTGAAGTCACAGTGGGCCAGGAAGAAGAGGAAGGTGGCAAGTGGCCCTATGCAGGAACAGCTGCTGCTATCAAAGAACTGGGGGCTACTCATGTACCAAAGAATGTAACC GATGCCCATGTCGATGAGAAGAACCGGATAGTCACAAGTCCAGCGTTTATGTGCGAGACTCACTTTCATGAAGTCTTTGACGGTATCGGAGAGATGATCAAGAAAGTCTTGAGCTTAGCGTCCTAG